A part of Fimbriiglobus ruber genomic DNA contains:
- a CDS encoding ECF-type sigma factor, producing the protein MTNVTALLSAASAGDPKAAADLLPLVYDELRKLAAARMAAESPDHTLQPTALVHEAYVRLVGASAPATWNGRSHFFAAAAEAMRRVLIEAARRKSTRKRGERPLRTALDPEELSSPAADADQWLDLNDALTRFEAVDAAAAGLAKLRLFGGLSVEEAGEALGLSRASAFRLWTYARAWLSADLAEAPKDS; encoded by the coding sequence ATGACGAATGTTACCGCCCTTCTCTCCGCCGCGTCGGCCGGCGATCCCAAAGCTGCGGCCGATCTGCTACCGCTGGTCTACGACGAGCTGCGCAAACTCGCGGCGGCTCGGATGGCCGCGGAGTCGCCCGACCACACACTCCAACCGACCGCCCTGGTCCACGAGGCGTACGTGCGGTTGGTCGGGGCGTCCGCCCCGGCGACGTGGAACGGACGCAGCCACTTCTTCGCCGCCGCGGCCGAAGCGATGCGCCGGGTGCTTATTGAGGCAGCCCGACGGAAGAGTACCCGCAAACGGGGCGAGCGGCCGCTGCGCACTGCTCTCGACCCGGAGGAACTGTCGAGCCCGGCCGCCGACGCCGACCAGTGGCTCGACCTCAACGACGCCCTGACCCGATTCGAGGCGGTCGACGCGGCCGCCGCCGGATTGGCCAAACTGCGGCTGTTCGGCGGCCTGTCGGTGGAGGAGGCCGGGGAAGCGCTGGGTCTGTCCCGGGCCAGCGCGTTCCGGCTGTGGACCTACGCCCGCGCCTGGCTCTCGGCCGACCTGGCCGAAGCGCCGAAAGATTCTTGA